A stretch of the Malus sylvestris chromosome 10, drMalSylv7.2, whole genome shotgun sequence genome encodes the following:
- the LOC126585163 gene encoding uncharacterized protein LOC126585163 — protein MAPPVLPSPFLLKADTNNKYLRYQLDAESDLNEIVQFSEDNENSRFIKFTTEKPNNEDYADKNYVHIKCSYNGNYLRRVDQNRLLVLAAAADRNETKDNWACTLFKVEPVGPPDSNNLITRCRLRHLQSDLLTRPFIENRFELRLNQKTPDAGGVDIYSVSQGRC, from the exons ATGGCTCCACCTGTACTACCAAGCCCCTTTCTGCTGAAAGCAGATACCAACAACAAGTATTTGCGCTATCAACTTGATGCAGAAAGCGATCTTAATGAGATTGTCCAGTTTTCTGAGGACAATGAAAACAGCAG GTTCATAAAGTTCACCACTGAGAAGCCAAACAATGAGGACTACGCCGACAAGAATTACGTGCATATCAAATGCTCCTACAACGGCAACTACTTGAGAAGGGTGGACCAAAACAGGCTATTGGTCCTGGCCGCAGCTGCtgaccgaaatgaaaccaaagaCAATTGGGCTTGCACATTGTTCAAGGTCGAGCCTGTCGGACCACCTGACAGCAACAACCTAATCACGCGCTGCCGATTACGTCACTTGCAAAGCGACCTCTTAACCAGGCCGTTCATTGAAAACAGATTCGAATTGCGCCTCAACCAAAAAACTCCTGATGCTGGAGGGGTGGATATCTACTCAGTCTCCCAAGGCAGATGTTGA